One region of Armigeres subalbatus isolate Guangzhou_Male chromosome 3, GZ_Asu_2, whole genome shotgun sequence genomic DNA includes:
- the LOC134221873 gene encoding uncharacterized protein K02A2.6-like: MRKITSEETIKRIEPIFVRLGYPRTITLDNGRQFISTEFDNYCQSRNIKLNHTAPYWPQANGEVERQNSSLLKRLKISHSMNREWKTDLLQYLMMYNTTAHSVTGKAPSALLQNRLIRSKIPSISDIENTPHVGSESHDRDTTLKYWGKERKDQKRHAKPSELQVGDRVLLQNLLTAGKLTPKFGRTEYVVVERREVEQNLRSHFRRDI, from the coding sequence ATGAGGAAAATCACGTCCGAAGAAACTATTAAGCGAATCGAACCCATTTTCGTCCGGCTAGGATATCCACGGACTATCACCCTAGATAATGGTCGCCAGTTCATCAGCACAGAATTCGATAACTATTGTCAGTCAAGAAATATAAAGCTAAACCATACCGCCCCATACTGGCCACAGGCCAATGGTGAGGTCGAAAGGCAGAACAGTTCCCTCCTGAAACGTCTCAAGATAAGCCATTCTATGAATCGAGAATGGAAAACCGATTTACTCCAATACCTAATGATGTACAACACCACCGCACATTCCGTCACAGGTAAGGCTCCCTCTGCGTTGTTGCAAAATCGGCTGATCCGCTCCAAGATTCCATCGATAAGTGATATCGAAAACACACCACATGTGGGTTCCGAATCTCACGACCGAGATACAACTCTAAAGTACTggggaaaagaaagaaaagaccAGAAGCGGCATGCTAAACCATCAGAACTACAAGTAGGAGATCGCGTTTTACTACAGAATCTATTGACTGCGGGAAAACTCACACCAAAATTTGGAAGAACAGAATATGTGGTTGTTGAGAGAAGGGAAGTCGAGCAAAATCTTCGCTCCCATTTCAGGCGGGACATTTAA